The Culex pipiens pallens isolate TS chromosome 2, TS_CPP_V2, whole genome shotgun sequence DNA window CGTGCCCTCGTCACCTTCGCCCTTTTCCAGCGCGTGATGCAGGGCCACCATCAGGCGGTCCAACAGCATGGCCGCACGCTTCGGCACTACCATCTGGGGAAAGGAGTTTAGAGGAGGGGCAAAATGGCAAGAGTTAACGATACTTTAAATGCtgtttgattggaaaaagtGCTTCAgaacaaaataaattgattatagATTCTGGGGTTacagatttgtttttattttctcccCTTTTTTCTCTCTTACTTTCAATTTTGGATTaccaattgaaaattaaatagattaaacCTAACATGAAGCTCTACAAGCAAGTGAAAGTTATTAAAGCTCTTAATCGTAGTTTCTCCATTTTCTGAGATTTTACACTTTAACCGGCTACATTAGAGGTCATACTACGACATGTCCTTGAAATTGAATATCACTGCTCATGGTTCACCATTAATCTTGCCTCTCCGTCGTGGCAGGCATTTTTCCGGGTACGATCGTTATGACAGCAGCATTAATAAAATCGCAATGAAGAAGGCCCACGAGTTTCCACTTGCACATCCTTCCGTTAAATCCGCTCAAATTCAGTTAACATCCTAGTCTTGTGACACCAACGTCTTTTATCTTTTCACGAACAACACGTGGtatctttttttgaaatgttaacatTTGGGGGCCAACAAGATGACTTTCGAGGCCACAAGCCTTTTGCGTTTGCTGGGAAAACCCATCCTCCACAGTGCCAGAGACTGGAGGTGTTTTTGATTCAATCAAAGCCCCACAAAAATTGGAAAAGCGCATTACCATCACCTAGCGAGCTGGGTCTAAATTTAACGACACGTGTTTTGGTTGCTTGAAGGGGGTTACACGTAGTTGAAATTGAGCAAGATTATGGATTTTAAGACTTTTGGAAATAACTATATGTTTAAAAAGAACAATCATAATAGAGCAATTACATGcaaaatagggaatcggttgtaccggaccGGTTGTTAATACCGGATAAtgatatttgagaagggcgtaagtgttttttcgttgcatcgtatcaaaaagtggtcaaacacaaacttgtaggaaatttgacgggctttccgaaaaaattacactgaatgaaaaaaaacacgccacttttatgagattttctgatttttaagtttaaaaatcaaatttgagggagagtccacgatttttttttttttgttttaccgaaaagctcgtccaatttcccataagattgtttttgaccacttttcgaaataacttgttttttgatgatttaagctaatttactatccgaGTTACTACCTTCCACTGAACTACACTGacaaaaatattctgttttcagttatgagtaaTGCATTTAGCTTACATCTGTGAGCCCATACTTCCAATTGacatgtggtcaaagacaatcttatgggaaatcgaacgagctttccggtaaaaatatttacgagactgaaaaattaagtctgtcgtatagaaattgtcaaaaaccataaaaaacagttttttcaacatttttatttttaaaatcgttgTAATTTCACAagaattggacttaggacagtggtcattATGGaaccttttatgtaaaattgtctagagaatcgaatcccgtattcggtttttaaaaattttgaagtttagagtatttttcaaaaaaacagtttcagtaaatagtttttttttatttttctaggtgagttgctccatcttgcatttttcgtgagattTTCTGTAacatcttcacaaaaatttggaacgaaaaaaaaatcgtgggctccccctcaaatttgacttttaaacataaaaatcagaGAATCTCAGAAAAGtggcctgtttttttttttcattcagtgtattttttcagaaatcccgtcaaatttcctacaagtttgtctttgaccaatttttgatacgatgcgatggcaattccgaattacaaaaatgttgaaaacacttacgcccttctcaaatgtcattcctTAAAGTACATagtgttgccatatcagcacattGAAGTTCAATTAGAGCTtcttaaaaagcattttgtacTGAAGTGAGCATACAAATTTCCATCAAAAGTTGTGCAACCTgccaaataataataatttcctCTAAATAAGTCAATTAAGTCATATTTAAGATTCTGCACAttgttttcagaataattttaaattgaaagaattattataattttaaattgaaagaaTTACTttaacatcatttttattttttcattcagatttATATAATTATGCCTGATTTTATGATATTGAAACTAATTGTTTTCttgtagaaaaattgaaaaatcacacaaagatttattttttcaacattaaaaatctgaacAATAGTTTGCCGAACTATCGTCAGTCTGATAATATTGGCTAAGgctcatttttagcatgtttgggtttattaaaaaatccttggaatttttgacaatttatgCTCTTGTAATATCTTACATTAATTGAAAACTCATGATTGCAAAGCACTGAACTGAACAACTGAGCTGTACACTGTATTTTAAgactttttaagttttttttcattcaaatgttgaaattatggcttgttattgcatttttttttctgcagataAACATTGTATGTAAATTTAgtattgtttcgattttttcagctctcaGACAttattattcaataaaaaaaacctattaatTCGTccaagaaatttcaattttggacCTCTGAGATACAACtacaaaagaaaaacaacaacaatagcTTCCTATTTTCAAATGCCATATTGTTATTAATtctaaatttgttctaaattcgtTTCCTAATGTTAAAGCATGACATAGTTTAAGAATTTACTTATTGATATTAACTTTTATCTACCCTAACGTTCAAGAAGTTCATAATTATGCATCTTTTCAGCATTCCTTGCCGATGAATCCGATCGCCACATTTGAAAGGAaaagaaatagtagtttatgcaaaaatagcTAAAAGTATGATACAACAAGTTGTAATAAGAAGATATTTTCAGCACGAATCGTACACCGAGGTTTACCTAGTTGGCTGAATACGACGAGTACTGAAaacatcaagttttgcaacgagttccatacaatataTTTGGTAATTCCGAATAACATCCTTCGAATGGAATTTCAAGTCAATTATCTATGTATTTAGTGAATTCActgataaaatcaaaacaatatttaaaagataatttttcaATACAAGTGCTGAAGAGTTCCTCTTTTCAGCACGGTAACTCtcggccaactcacacagcagttaccctgacccctcttcgatttgcgtgaaacattcTCCTAAAGGGTAGGTTTTGTTTCTGATCACTAggactagtgatttttcacggcaaaaaaaatcgaaattacacGGCGGGTTAGTTTTTGAAACCATGGATTTCATGGCACTCTAAAATCTgcttaaaataaacataaaaatgttctgTTTAAGTATAATTATGAACAGCAAAGTGTCTGAAAAAGTAAGCAGTTGTTCaagaaacaattaaaaatatacttatttacgaaaaaatattttgcttcgatttttttgaaattatgcagTTAGAAATTGGTTTTGCTCAAATATCTCTAAAACGAATCaaatattaaaagtaaaatcaactttgtttattttcataaattacagCAAAAGATTTACTAAAcagcattttttaataaattccagAAAATTATGTTACCATACAAAATGCTATTTCAGTATGTATTGTAatcaacatataaaaaaaactttttctcatTTATCTCACGTAATATGCAACTTGCTCAaccatattttaataaattttacaaggattaaaaaatactgcaactcatttttttcttttactgtactttatttaattttttacattcattttgaattttgcgaATTCAAGAAATGTTGCGGGAAATTCTGTGTGAATCTGAATCTACATTGAAGAATATTGaaatgaacaaatttttttacaaatctgtTCTTAATTTGCcttgcattttttatttgggAACTTGTTAAGTGtacgattacaaaaaaaaaaaacaatttttctaataataatttgaaatttcacggCATTTTAAGGTATGTACTAAATTTCACGGCAAGAGGCAAATTTCATGGATTACACGGCTTCcgggaaatcacgaaaaatcactagccctactgATCAccaatccgaggtccgtttttgtatatctcgtgacggaggggcagtacgacccctttcatttttgaacatgctaaaaaagaggtgtttttcaataatttgcagcctgaaacggtgatgagatagaaatttgatgtcaaagggacttttatgtaaaattgtacgcttGATTTGGTGGCGTACGGAAGATtccgaaaaaacgcattttaaatcgaaaaacaccaaaaaagttttaaagcctttaaaactctgccatttttcgttatttttaactgcaaacatttttgaaacatgcaactttaagggaaattcaatgtacttttcgaatctacattaacccagaagggtaattttttgagttgttttgagtttttgattacGCTTTTCTATTtccttttgaggttatgaaaATCGTCATTATTCAATGATTGTCAACCAGGTAGTCAATGATTTCATTACAAGATTGTATAGCTTTTGAGACacttgattttaattttgaaaaatcctcAAGGACCTTCAAGAAAGATACAACTGGCATATGCTAATCTATAttggtgcaaaaaatctttaaactaaacggcttcaccttaatccTTGTTCAACCTACCGGATAGTCATCGTACTGCACTTCCAGCGCCTTGGGCACCTCCAGCGATCGTCCGTTTGGCCCTGGCGAGTTCCCTCGAGTATTTCCGTTGACGGCCTTTGCCAGCACCACTTCCGACTGTAGcaacaacaccaccaacatcCACAGGGTTATTTGCAGTACGGCCCGCTTCATGATCGCCTCGACCAGTCTTCAAATCACTGTCCCGAAGGTTTAAAAGGTAGTCCTCCTTCCTCAAACTCTCACAGCACAATTTTGTTGACCACCGGTATGAATTTTTAACCAACTGcattcatcatcgtcgtcgtcgtcactggCGCGCGGAGGTGTCCTCCCGGGAAATTCCGAAACGGTCAATCAATTGCCCAGATTGCGGCACCGATAACTGTCGCTCACACACTCACTTCAAGAATATCCTTTGCTTCTTGGCCACACGAACCACCTTTGAACACGCCGGAAACTGCAGTCTTTCTAAACGGTTGCGACGAACTTCCACGCTCTTTTATAGAGTGTGATTGTGCGGGGAAAACACTGTGTGCGCCTCGTTCCGCGGGTATCGAGGTACAAGGGGTGAACAATGTGGGTTGGGGGTTGAGTGGAAATGGCAACAAGTGTCGTGTGAGTTGTTTCCCAACAGCGAGGAAATGTAGTTTGGGTGAAGATAGTAcacgttttattttgaaaattattttaaaattgttagaaacaAATGTGTCAGGACAACTTGTCGTTAATGTTACAATCGTTTCACTCAATCATTCAAGATAGCAAAACcacgaaattttaattttcagactCCACTATTGGActtaactcgaggggaagcatgaagtttgtggTCCCCAGAAATACGTGCatcttgaatttttcaaaaatatttaatacaaggccgaatggtttttctccaaactgGAGAATTTGTGTTGTGCGCAATTCGCACATATTGAATGCCATTTTTGGTTGTATGCATCAGCgatgaaccgccctaattctccatacaaactttgaaaaaaaaatcccacttGTTTCCGGGGACCCCAACCTTCATGCTtgccctcgagttgagcctacgcagtcttttttgttaattttttaggtCAGTGTAATCGAATcataaacaacaaaataaatcgTATTTCATGTCATTTTCTTGCTTTTTAGACAAAATTCGAactctgcgaccccattttagtcaaatttgaatgattgattgCTTTTTAAATAACCAAATGcgatttctcaatatttcaacaccgaCATCTTGGAATTGccaattctaaatcactttagaataGTTTAGGGGTCGTTAAGATCGACAATCGAAAATAATACAGCAAAAGAAATAAGGTTTTTTCAGGTTGCGATTATACGAAGTTACGATTATCCGAactgaaatttttccaaaactttcGGATCTGAactgtataaaaaataaaaacacagcATTTGAACTGTGGCCCAGCAAGGGCACAACAAACTGCTAttcttaaaagaaaaaaaaagtcatgaaaacatgaccaaaacaaaatttcaaaaagtgcaccgtttttaaccctctactgcccaaatttttttttcgaaaatatttatttttcccgtgttcaggaggtcattttgagcaacgtttgttctacgaaaaactttacttctcttgttttatgtttttcttgttttatttttagtattttaatttgtatttatcttgtttagtttatgtttgtttttggtagtatttggcctattctaccatctaacataattacattttgcctatctaattttttcacgtttttacagtcatttttttcatttttttgcatgtttttcacattttctgctatagaatggcaccatcatcatttaaattgcgaaaaaatgcgtagaggcatagtctgggaccctacaaaaattactgcatacttctttttactgaaagtataggaaatgttagtaaaaaacacagccaaagttgacccctaaaaaatgacatttttaaaaacactggctaagtcacataaaacaaattaaactccCAACcttacaattttgtaaaattttaagagttcttctttccaatgctttttaaagatcaaaaatcggttggaaaatggatttttggcgatttttcagattgaagtccgtctagaggcggggttaggttgtagagggttaaaagatacagtttgattttagagtttttttttttaatttggctgcccaggcctgagattttttttgttaagtttctgaaaatttcatattaatttGTCTTAGAATCTTTGATGATTGTTTCTTAGGTACAAAAAAGCAAcaggaaaataagtttttttagtcATCACTAAGGCCGGTGAAATATCGCGAATtcaggaatgttgaaaattttctggGTCGTGAAATTCGGTTAGTATGGCAAATTTATAAAGGTGGTTCcacattatttgttatttgaccgcaaaaattacagatttgatcaaattgagttctattctgcaaagttctagaatcatctagacatcctaacaaatcactggaaagaagaattatcttgattgattgagttaggcccgagaaccagcgagttgaagttaccgttccactttttttgggaggcttgggcgttggaatgttaaggaaaaatatattgaggtccaaaaaaactagctgaatatttaaaaaggtcctataaaaatttcatttgctgATTTTAAGGTCTTGGGACCAAAGAGACCttgtctgaaaatatgtttccctgattccttgtaatattttccgtaacatatcaaaaaatggcgaATATCCATTGACATGTTTTGGAGATACGattattttaacataaaaactgggtttttcgacgcgccgcgagcaaaaatgggaaaatgacgaaaacgggtgaaaatcaacttttttcactaaaactgcgataacttgaaaatttcagcgatttgGGTACCCAAATtttcgcaacttttggtacccagacatgtataggacatcactgaaattttcaagttatcgcagttttgaaaaacccagtttttaagttaaaaatatccgaaacgtgttaatggatattcgcaattttttgatatgttgcttaaaatattacaaggaatcaggcaaaaatattttcagacaaggGCTCTTTGggggtcccgagaccttgaaatcggcaaattaaattttcataggaccttttcaaatattcaactagtttttttggaccttaacatatttttcgttaaaagcccaactaataaaCAAATGGGgattttgcgaaaatcaacgaaaaacgccattttatggacccccctatttcggataggaccaccctaatcgccaaacaaaaaaaaaaatacgggtctaattatttgggccaaagaaccctCACTCccaatttgagccaaatcgaagtacttttgatttggagacttcctgtttgacgtggaatggctgtgcgttggaaaggttttttgattgccCATCCAATGATAGGTCAcacgatagatccggacaacttcttcatcaaaatatctgagattctgccacaaaaaagtgtaatttcataatttcactttttttgggGCTCGTAGCTGGGTGATGAATACcatagtaacagttcaatagggcgaatctgcgtttgtaaacaagaagtctatccccctcttactttttttttcatccccctcttactttacgtgaactgtcacttgagcataAGGGATAGTtgagggatagactgcttgtttacaaacgcagattcgccctattgaactgttactacagAATAGAAAGAAtgtgtaacgtgattttcgaatgatcccactttgttcacatctacaaagtaggaggctgctgttttataatcagtagtatgagttttattttgttaggtttttgaccttttttttgttggattttaaaatttatcattttaaaaaaatacaaaaatcaaaaactgacgataattaatatgaaaaacataacaatatttttaactttttaaaaaataaactttttgaaaatcggccatcggtttaatgagtcttcatcaaaattttgaaccgatttggtcaaggcagtgttgagatatcgaggcacccgttttttgaaaatgctaacttcatatagctgtatctcggcaatgatacaaccaaatgtattcaaatttatgagcatgagcatgagcatgagcatggttgactgccaatgagctgctactccgttattgacagatcagctgaagttaaacaatgaatcaaaaatgatcagtgggagccaaccatccgttcactgtttaacctctgaagatccctactttattagtcaataccggcgccctcccaagaagcctgcagttcaacgaaagggaggaatgttagtccgatagttgaagttgcagactcatcaagcacacagtttttcgctatatacttgttgataccgcttgagaccgttgaatccacagcatctccttcaagcatcacgtgattattttttttttggttagtaggataaggtattggcttttcgatgcctcccgagctacgacgctatggggaggactttcataacagacccgtcggcgagccttccgagcaacgatgctatgggaaggtctttctggttaacacaaaaaatcactcacacacagttattttgctcctaTATTAACttaacgatccaaattgtcagtgcgtctttcgttcattataCAGAAatagctttttcaccgcaaaaaaataaaaccttattcgaaaaatttaaacacagtccacccgacgccgtgccttccgatcaacgatgatataggaagggctttgaaaatcacaaaacatcacttttcactctgaatattttttacgaccacgtgctccctttgccaattatgcactgatgacgctggattttcagagggtaatcttctcctcgcagcacacaattcacgacaaaaatgcgaaacaaaaggcacacacaaaaaaaatcacttttcactccgaatatttttttacgaccacgctctttgtcaattatgcactcacccgaacagcgacacaaaagagacggaaaataacaagaaaaaacaggactgcgcgtccacacaggcaccgcactactcaccaaatgtcttcaaatttattttgatgaaagttgaaaatgtatatttgaatatcctgaaaacagatttagaaaaaataagtttgtgctcaaaccaacctctgacatttttgccgatttacatgtatgtaaccccttaattactttttaaaaaatgtataacatgttTTTTAGCAtagcttttgaaaaacttaactaaactttataatattatgggacctcaagacggatcgaatgagcctaaaatgaacaaaatcaGATTGGGCAGTGTAGAGATAATCAAGTGACATTTTTTATCAGCATCCCCCCACATACAGACATGtgatcagaatttgattctgagtcgatatgtatacgtaagggtgggtctaggaggtctaattaggAAGTTATGTTTTAAGTTATTTCATAGCCTTTCCTGCGTAAGGTAAGGGATGCAAAAAatagtgcaccgtttttttgacaaaaaaatctttggccaaatcaaaaagtagaaaaaatattttagttcaAAGTCTCAGAAAGGtgttttagtaacattttcctGGCACGAAGCAGCTTGCACCAATGCATCATCCTTGTAATAAAATTGATGACAATTTCTTTGCACAATAGTTTTACGCTGTTTGATGTGCGTTACATTTACGATGGAATTTATTTGAGAACATGATTATCACTGTCGATGCTGCAGCACTCTGTAATCCGTACGTCACATACATCGTTGCAATGACTAGAAAGACACGTGCTGGAAAAATATGGtcgcaaaaatgtgactgtgtTGGGAGGGCACATAGAACAATCATCGAAATTCCTAGAACAGCGGTAAAGATCTTGACTTGATTGAAGAAAAGGGCAACAGAAATTATACCTTCATCTGATAAAcggtttttttgtattaaaagaaAGCTATGATgtgaataaaaaatgaaaaaaaaactgtttgtatAATCCTCAAAACGGTCCACTCAATGAATCATGATTTCCTAGGAATCGATTAACCATTAAAACTGCTTCCCGTACAGAATGCTTCAACACCACCCACGCAAAACTGACCGGCAAAGTGTCCTGCCGCGTGGATTAAGCGTTTTGTTCTGTTGATGTCCTTGTGGGGGGCCGGAACCAGCTTGGAGCGCTCCTTAACCACCAGTTAAGGCTTGGTTTGTGGAAGCATTGCTGatgatttttctgttttgatTCCGAACATCGAATGTGCATTTCActtaccagaaaaaaaaacttctgtcGTTTGTCACATTTATTTTTGGTTGAGAAGAAATGCTTTCATTACATTCGGGCGGTTTTTCGACATTTAGGCAACCTTTGGCAGGAATGTGGAACGGTGAAGGCCTACATAACTCAAGTCGAACTGCCCAAAGTGTCCGATAATTACGAACTCAACTTGACATTGACTTACTTTTCGCGCGTttgatgaaacatttttggcagTGCCAAGAAAGCAATTAAACGGTTTCGGAAGTGATTCGTAATGATGATGTTCAATATAAGGTTTTTTCTGCTCTTTTGTAAAATCATACGGATTTTCAAATCTTTATTATTGATCCAcctaattttcaattcaatttattttgaattttgaaatttgaatgctGGTTATGCAAACTTTTAAGAGTTTACTGCTGAAAATGTAAAGTACAAACTGAATTTCATAAAGTGTTATGGAAAATCAGATAAACGCTtaaatgtatcaaaaattaaaaaaaaacatcggaaCTATAAACGATTATAATTTTGACTTAGTTTTAGTGTAAACAGaaattaaaatagaaaaatatttggcaaaaaatagataatagaatttttaagaatttttaagaatttttaatacaagtatgtttttaaactttaatttttcaaccgattgtttttttaaagttgttgtCTCTCGTCCCTGGTCAAAAAGAGGGGGAGtggcaatttatttcaaatttcaatcaaatttccaAATGCTTTATATATGATCGAAGCCATTTTTAAACCATATAAACAaagctgtccttacaaaaatgttacgtaaatattcgaaaatctgtaacttttgaaggaattttgtgatcgatttgttgtcttcggcataaattttggtattgatgaggattattcagaaatgttgaaaaacgaaacctttgtgaaattttatgatcttttcgaaaaaaaatattttgaaatgttggaatcaagactaacatttcaaaaatgtcaatcaaattttcaatattacgtccATTTGAAATGATAAGTCGAAAAAACAACATATTACAActgtttcaatttttcatataaaaaattagaccactagttgctgatatattgccattagaaaatgtgagaatgtttgtatgagacttcaattttcttgtttcttttacaTTCATTTGCTGTATTCCAGTGGCTAGAGGTAATATCTTCAttgtctcttaggcaattttattggaaattttctgaactcttaAAAGAAAAAAGTCAGGAATGGTCAatcgaaaatcgaaaaatgggAATTTAGCAGCTAAATC harbors:
- the LOC120424963 gene encoding uncharacterized protein LOC120424963 isoform X2; protein product: MKRAVLQITLWMLVVLLLQSEVVLAKAVNGNTRGNSPGPNGRSLEVPKALEVQYDDYPMVVPKRAAMLLDRLMVALHHALEKGEGDEGTGRPINKVYRDAKYGGHPVATGMVKQHHLPPAASKTEQLMKNYYAEAEAGDSDETANVIPDELDELEGRKELLDEMVNTI